A single genomic interval of Panthera tigris isolate Pti1 chromosome E3, P.tigris_Pti1_mat1.1, whole genome shotgun sequence harbors:
- the CORO1A gene encoding coronin-1A isoform X1, whose product MSRQVVRSSKFRHVFGQPAKADQCYEDVRVSQTTWDSGFCAVNPKFVALICEASGGGAFLVLPLGKTGRVDKNAPMVCGHTAPVLDIAWCPHNDNVIASGSEDCTVMVWEIPDGGLTLPLREPVVTLEGHTKRVGIVAWHPTAQNVLLSAGCDNVILVWDVGTGAAVLTLGSDVHPDTIYSVDWSRDGALICTSCRDKRVRIIEPRKGTVVAEKDRPHEGTRPVRAVFVSDGKILTTGFSRMSERQVALWDTKHLEEPLSLQELDTSSGVLLPFFDPDTNIVYLCGKGDSSIRYFEITSEAPYLHYLSMFSSKESQRGMGYMPKRGLEVNKCEIARFYKLHERRCEPIAMTVPRKSDLFQEDLYPPTAGPDAALTAEEWLKGQDAGPLLISLKDGYVPPKSRELRVNRGLDTGRRKAAPEVGGTPSSDAIHRLEEEMKKLQATVQELQKRLESLEETVQAK is encoded by the exons ATGAGCCGGCAGGTGGTCCGCTCCAGCAAGTTCCGCCACGTGTTTGGACAGCCAGCCAAGGCCGACCAGTGCTATGAGGACGTGCGCGTCTCACAGACCACCTGGGACAGTGGCTTTTGTGCTGTCAACCCCAAGTTCGTTGCCCTGATCTGTGaggccagcgggggaggggccttCCTGGTGCTACCCCTGGGCAAG ACTGGACGTGTGGACAAGAACGCGCCCATGGTCTGTGGCCACACAGCCCCGGTGCTGGACATCGCCTGGTGCCCACACAATGATAATGTCATTGCCAGTGGCTCTGAGGATTGCACAGTCATG GTGTGGGAGATCCCTGATGGGGGCCTGACGCTGCCCCTGAGGGAGCCTGTCGTCACCCTGGAGGGCCACACCAAGCGCGTGGGCATCGTGGCCTGGCACCCCACAGCCCAGAATGTGCTGCTCAGTGCAG GTTGCGACAACGTGATCCTGGTGTGGGACGTGGGCACCGGGGCGGCTGTGCTGACGCTCGGCTCGGACGTGCACCCGGACACAATCTACAGTGTGGACTGGAGCCGAGATGGCGCCCTCATTTGCACCTCCTGCCGCGACAAGCGCGTGCGCATCATCGAGCCCCGCAAAGGCACTGTTGTAGCT gAGAAGGACCGTCCCCATGAGGGGACCCGGCCTGTGCGCGCCGTGTTTGTATCTGATGGGAAGATCCTGACCACAGGCTTCAGCCGCATGAGTGAGCGGCAGGTGGCGCTGTGGGACACG AAGCACCTGGAGGAGCCACTGTCCCTGCAGGAACTGGACACGAGCAGTGGCGTCCTGCTGCCCTTCTTTGACCCCGACACCAACATAGTCTACCTCTGTGGCAAG GGTGACAGCTCCATCCGGTACTTCGAGATCACTTCCGAGGCCCCATATCTGCACTATCTCTCCATGTTCAGTTCCAAGGAGTCCCAGCGGGGCATGGGCTACATGCCCAAACGCGGCCTGGAGGTGAACAAGTGTGAGATTGCCAG ATTCTACAAGCTGCACGAGCGGAGGTGTGAGCCCATTGCCATGACAGTGCCTAGAAAG TCGGACCTGTTCCAGGAGGACCTTTACCCACCCACCGCGGGGCCTGACGCTGCCCTCACGGCTGAGGAGTGGCTGAAGGGCCAGGATGCCGGGCCCCTCCTCATTTCCCTCAAGGATGGCTATGTGCCCCCAAAGAGCCGAGAGCTGAGGGTCAACCGGGGCCTGGACACAGGGCGCAGAAAGGCAGCACCAGAGGTCGGTGGTACCCCCAGCTCG GACGCCATACACCGGCTGGAGGAGGAAATGAAGAAGCTCCAGGCCACAGTGCAGGAGCTACAGAAGCGCTTGGAGAGTCTGGAGGAGACAGTCCAGGCCAAGTAG
- the CORO1A gene encoding coronin-1A isoform X2: protein MSRQVVRSSKFRHVFGQPAKADQCYEDVRVSQTTWDSGFCAVNPKFVALICEASGGGAFLVLPLGKTGRVDKNAPMVCGHTAPVLDIAWCPHNDNVIASGSEDCTVMVWEIPDGGLTLPLREPVVTLEGHTKRVGIVAWHPTAQNVLLSAGCDNVILVWDVGTGAAVLTLGSDVHPDTIYSVDWSRDGALICTSCRDKRVRIIEPRKGTVVAEKDRPHEGTRPVRAVFVSDGKILTTGFSRMSERQVALWDTKHLEEPLSLQELDTSSGVLLPFFDPDTNIVYLCGKGDSSIRYFEITSEAPYLHYLSMFSSKESQRGMGYMPKRGLEVNKCEIARFYKLHERRCEPIAMTVPRKSDLFQEDLYPPTAGPDAALTAEEWLKGQDAGPLLISLKDGYVPPKSRELRVNRGLDTGRRKAAPEDAIHRLEEEMKKLQATVQELQKRLESLEETVQAK, encoded by the exons ATGAGCCGGCAGGTGGTCCGCTCCAGCAAGTTCCGCCACGTGTTTGGACAGCCAGCCAAGGCCGACCAGTGCTATGAGGACGTGCGCGTCTCACAGACCACCTGGGACAGTGGCTTTTGTGCTGTCAACCCCAAGTTCGTTGCCCTGATCTGTGaggccagcgggggaggggccttCCTGGTGCTACCCCTGGGCAAG ACTGGACGTGTGGACAAGAACGCGCCCATGGTCTGTGGCCACACAGCCCCGGTGCTGGACATCGCCTGGTGCCCACACAATGATAATGTCATTGCCAGTGGCTCTGAGGATTGCACAGTCATG GTGTGGGAGATCCCTGATGGGGGCCTGACGCTGCCCCTGAGGGAGCCTGTCGTCACCCTGGAGGGCCACACCAAGCGCGTGGGCATCGTGGCCTGGCACCCCACAGCCCAGAATGTGCTGCTCAGTGCAG GTTGCGACAACGTGATCCTGGTGTGGGACGTGGGCACCGGGGCGGCTGTGCTGACGCTCGGCTCGGACGTGCACCCGGACACAATCTACAGTGTGGACTGGAGCCGAGATGGCGCCCTCATTTGCACCTCCTGCCGCGACAAGCGCGTGCGCATCATCGAGCCCCGCAAAGGCACTGTTGTAGCT gAGAAGGACCGTCCCCATGAGGGGACCCGGCCTGTGCGCGCCGTGTTTGTATCTGATGGGAAGATCCTGACCACAGGCTTCAGCCGCATGAGTGAGCGGCAGGTGGCGCTGTGGGACACG AAGCACCTGGAGGAGCCACTGTCCCTGCAGGAACTGGACACGAGCAGTGGCGTCCTGCTGCCCTTCTTTGACCCCGACACCAACATAGTCTACCTCTGTGGCAAG GGTGACAGCTCCATCCGGTACTTCGAGATCACTTCCGAGGCCCCATATCTGCACTATCTCTCCATGTTCAGTTCCAAGGAGTCCCAGCGGGGCATGGGCTACATGCCCAAACGCGGCCTGGAGGTGAACAAGTGTGAGATTGCCAG ATTCTACAAGCTGCACGAGCGGAGGTGTGAGCCCATTGCCATGACAGTGCCTAGAAAG TCGGACCTGTTCCAGGAGGACCTTTACCCACCCACCGCGGGGCCTGACGCTGCCCTCACGGCTGAGGAGTGGCTGAAGGGCCAGGATGCCGGGCCCCTCCTCATTTCCCTCAAGGATGGCTATGTGCCCCCAAAGAGCCGAGAGCTGAGGGTCAACCGGGGCCTGGACACAGGGCGCAGAAAGGCAGCACCAGAG GACGCCATACACCGGCTGGAGGAGGAAATGAAGAAGCTCCAGGCCACAGTGCAGGAGCTACAGAAGCGCTTGGAGAGTCTGGAGGAGACAGTCCAGGCCAAGTAG
- the LOC122234646 gene encoding leucine carboxyl methyltransferase 1-like: MQPCQCPWRPEGQYCVETHRFAVNIGYSHDPYIQHFVRLSKERKAPEINRGYFARVHGVHQLIKAFLGKTECPCEILNLGAGMDTTFWRLKDEDLLPSKYFEVDFPMRVTRKLHSIKDLLNWTGAS; the protein is encoded by the exons ATGCAGCCTTGCCAATGCCCTTGGCGGCCCGAAGGTCAATATTGTGTGGAAACTCACAG GTTTGCAGTAAACATTGGCTACTCTCATGACCCTTACATCCAGCATTTTGTAAGACTGTCTAAGGAGAGGAAGGCCCCTGAAATTAACAGAG gatatTTTGCTCGCGTCCATGGTGTCCATCAGCTTATAAAGGCATTTCTAGGGAAGACAGAATGTCCCTGTGAGATTCTAAATCTTGGGGCTGGGATGGATACCACCTTCTGGAGActaaag GATGAAGATCTTCTcccaagtaaatattttgaagtggACTTTCCCATGAGAGTCACGAGAAAGCTGCACAGCATCAA